Proteins encoded by one window of Cylindrospermum stagnale PCC 7417:
- a CDS encoding ATP-grasp domain-containing protein, producing MRKHIFVVFQNLGTLVLLALAFPLNCIVVLTSLLWNFLKQPFSKSIVVNPNSKNILIAGARMTKTLQLARSFHAAGHRVIIIDIEKYWSSGNKYSNSVAGFYTVPDPSKDLEGYIETLHAIAKTEKIDFFIPVAIFSVIHYDQGKPPLPDFCEFFHFDADVTNILDDKFAFAETARSFGLSVPKSFKITDPEQVLNFDFSQEKRKYILKSIPYDQVRRLNLTKLPCDTPAETAAFVKSLPISAENPWIMQEFIPGKEYCTHTTARDGESRMYCCCESSAFQVNYENIDQLEITQWASHFTKELGKTGQLSFDFIQAEDGTVYAIECNPRTHSAITMFYNHPGVADAYLGKQPLAESLQPLADSKPTYWLYHEVWRLNEIRSFKQLQTWVKNIRRGKEAIFEVSDPLPFLMVHHWQIPLLILDNLRRLKGWIRIDFNMGELIE from the coding sequence ATGAGAAAGCATATTTTTGTAGTGTTCCAAAACTTGGGCACTCTTGTATTACTGGCGCTGGCATTTCCCTTGAACTGCATCGTTGTCTTAACATCGTTGCTGTGGAACTTTCTTAAGCAACCATTCAGTAAGTCAATTGTTGTCAACCCCAATTCTAAAAATATCTTGATTGCTGGCGCTAGAATGACTAAAACTCTTCAGCTAGCGCGTTCATTTCATGCTGCTGGGCATCGGGTTATTATAATTGATATTGAGAAATACTGGTCAAGTGGTAATAAATATTCCAACTCTGTTGCAGGCTTTTATACCGTTCCCGATCCAAGCAAAGACTTAGAAGGCTATATTGAAACCCTACACGCGATCGCCAAAACAGAAAAGATCGACTTTTTTATCCCGGTAGCCATTTTTTCGGTCATTCACTACGATCAAGGCAAGCCACCATTACCAGACTTTTGTGAGTTTTTCCACTTCGATGCCGATGTCACGAATATTCTGGATGATAAGTTTGCCTTTGCCGAAACAGCGCGATCGTTCGGTTTATCTGTCCCCAAATCCTTCAAGATTACCGATCCCGAACAAGTCCTCAACTTCGACTTTTCTCAGGAGAAGCGCAAATACATTCTTAAAAGCATCCCCTACGATCAAGTGCGTCGCTTGAATCTCACCAAGCTACCTTGCGATACCCCAGCAGAAACAGCAGCATTTGTCAAGAGTCTGCCGATCAGTGCGGAGAATCCCTGGATTATGCAAGAATTTATCCCTGGAAAGGAATACTGCACTCACACTACCGCGCGAGATGGAGAGTCAAGAATGTACTGCTGCTGTGAGTCATCCGCCTTTCAAGTCAACTACGAAAACATTGATCAGCTAGAAATTACGCAATGGGCGAGTCATTTTACCAAAGAACTGGGAAAAACCGGGCAACTTTCCTTTGACTTCATCCAGGCAGAAGACGGAACTGTTTACGCGATTGAGTGTAACCCCCGGACTCACTCCGCCATTACTATGTTTTACAATCATCCAGGAGTAGCGGATGCCTATCTTGGTAAACAGCCTCTGGCTGAATCGTTGCAGCCTCTTGCTGATAGTAAGCCAACCTATTGGCTGTACCACGAAGTTTGGCGGCTAAATGAGATTAGATCGTTTAAGCAACTACAAACCTGGGTAAAAAACATCAGGCGGGGGAAAGAAGCAATTTTTGAGGTGAGTGATCCCTTACCCTTCCTGATGGTACATCACTGGCAGATTCCCTTACTCATTCTCGACAATTTACGAAGGCTCAAAGGTTGGATCAGAATAGATTTTAATATGGGCGAGCTTATAGAGTAA
- the argF gene encoding ornithine carbamoyltransferase → MAALIGRDLLGLADLSSTELQELLQLATELKSQRLKLHCNKVLGLLFSKASTRTRVSFTVAMYQLGGQVIDLNPNVTQVSRGEPIQDTARVLDRYLDILAIRTFAQQDLETFANYAKIPVINALTDLEHPCQVLADLMTIQESFGTLAGLTLTYVGDGNNVANSLMLGCALVGMNVRVATPGGYEPDAGIVAQAKAITQNKTEVLLTNDPELAAKGASVLYTDVWASMGQEAEADNRLPIFQPYQISEQLLSLADPEAIVLHCLPAHRGEEITEEVIEGSQSRVWDQAENRLHAQKALLASILGAE, encoded by the coding sequence ATGGCAGCATTGATTGGACGAGATTTATTAGGTCTGGCGGATCTTAGTTCCACGGAACTCCAAGAACTCCTGCAATTGGCAACTGAACTCAAATCACAACGGCTGAAGTTGCACTGTAATAAGGTGTTGGGTTTGTTGTTCTCTAAAGCTTCAACTCGGACGCGAGTAAGTTTTACTGTGGCGATGTACCAACTGGGTGGACAGGTAATTGATCTTAACCCAAATGTCACTCAAGTCAGTCGCGGGGAACCGATACAAGATACGGCGCGAGTGCTGGATCGATATTTAGATATTTTAGCAATCCGCACTTTTGCCCAGCAGGATTTGGAAACTTTTGCTAACTACGCCAAAATTCCTGTAATTAATGCTTTGACTGATTTAGAGCATCCCTGTCAGGTTTTAGCTGATTTAATGACGATTCAGGAGAGTTTTGGCACGCTGGCGGGGTTAACCTTGACTTACGTGGGTGATGGGAATAATGTGGCTAATTCTCTGATGCTTGGCTGTGCTTTGGTGGGGATGAATGTAAGAGTTGCCACTCCTGGTGGATATGAACCAGATGCGGGAATTGTGGCACAAGCAAAAGCGATTACACAAAATAAAACCGAAGTACTCCTCACCAATGATCCAGAACTAGCAGCTAAGGGAGCATCGGTACTTTACACTGATGTTTGGGCAAGTATGGGGCAAGAAGCAGAGGCTGACAACCGCTTGCCTATTTTCCAACCTTATCAAATTTCTGAGCAGCTATTAAGCCTTGCTGACCCAGAAGCAATTGTTTTACACTGTTTACCGGCTCATCGTGGCGAAGAAATTACCGAAGAAGTAATTGAAGGTTCTCAATCACGGGTTTGGGATCAGGCAGAAAATCGCCTGCACGCCCAAAAAGCTTTGCTTGCTAGTATCTTAGGAGCAGAGTAA
- the lexA gene encoding transcriptional repressor LexA, translating into MERLTEAQQELYEWLVEYIRLNQHSPSIRQMMLGMNLRSPAPIQSRLEHLRTKGYIEWNEGKARTIRILHPIKQGVPILGTIAAGGLIEPFTDAIDHLDFSNLSLPAQSYALRVAGDSMIEDLIADGDLVFLRPVQEPNNLKNGTIVAARVEGYGTTLKRFYRQGDRVTLKPANPKYNPIEVPAMHVQVQGSLVGVWRDYN; encoded by the coding sequence ATGGAACGGCTAACAGAAGCGCAACAAGAACTATATGAATGGCTGGTAGAATATATCCGCTTAAATCAGCATTCGCCTTCAATTCGCCAAATGATGCTAGGGATGAATTTGCGATCGCCTGCACCAATTCAAAGCCGCTTGGAACATTTACGCACCAAGGGCTACATTGAATGGAATGAAGGTAAGGCGCGAACGATCCGGATTTTGCATCCTATTAAGCAAGGTGTGCCAATTTTGGGCACAATCGCCGCTGGTGGTTTAATTGAACCCTTCACTGATGCTATAGATCATTTAGACTTTTCTAATCTATCTCTACCTGCCCAAAGCTACGCTTTGCGGGTAGCTGGTGATAGCATGATTGAGGATTTAATTGCTGATGGCGATTTGGTCTTTTTGCGTCCGGTACAAGAACCAAATAATCTCAAAAATGGCACGATCGTCGCCGCTAGAGTTGAGGGATACGGTACAACTTTAAAACGTTTCTATCGCCAAGGCGATCGCGTCACCCTTAAACCAGCCAATCCTAAGTACAACCCGATTGAAGTCCCGGCTATGCACGTACAGGTGCAAGGTTCTCTCGTTGGTGTTTGGCGCGATTACAACTAA
- a CDS encoding DNA phosphorothioation system restriction enzyme: protein MYLTSKPVQQLPTFKLKLPFVGESQGSYRTQQPLPGCPMMPSSLQLRQYQRQAIAGWFANNGRGTLKMATGSGKTITALAIACQLYQQIGLQVLLVVCPYRHLVTQWARECEKFNLKPILAFENLRNWQSQLSTQIYNLRSGSQGFVTVITTNSTLIGDGFGSQLKYFPAKTLIIGDEAHNLGAPRLEESLPRRVGLRLALSATPERYFDDGGTQSLFDYFGPVLQPEFTLQDAIAQNALVHYLYYPVLVELTEAESIAYLKLTKKIGRSLLYRERENGNGGDFEDNEDIKSLLMQRARLIGAAANKLTALRELMANRRETTHTLFYCSDGSQDAGQRSSLRQLKAVAKILGVELGYKVSTYTAHTSLAERETLRLQFESGELQGLVAIRCLDEGVDIPAIQTAVILSSSGNPRQFIQRRGRVLRPHPGKERATIFDMIVLPPDLDRETIEVERNLLKKELRRFVEFADLADNAGEARMKLLDLQKRYGLLDL, encoded by the coding sequence ATGTATCTGACGTCAAAACCAGTGCAGCAACTGCCCACTTTCAAGCTCAAGTTACCATTTGTGGGGGAAAGTCAGGGCAGTTATCGGACTCAGCAACCATTACCAGGATGCCCGATGATGCCTTCATCTCTGCAATTGCGCCAGTATCAGCGACAAGCGATCGCAGGCTGGTTTGCTAATAACGGCAGAGGGACGCTAAAAATGGCTACAGGTAGTGGGAAAACCATCACTGCACTGGCGATTGCTTGTCAACTGTACCAACAGATAGGTTTACAAGTTTTGTTGGTGGTGTGTCCCTATCGCCATCTCGTCACCCAATGGGCGAGAGAGTGTGAAAAATTTAACTTAAAACCGATTTTAGCTTTCGAGAATTTACGCAATTGGCAAAGTCAACTTTCCACCCAAATCTATAATCTGCGTTCTGGTTCTCAAGGCTTTGTGACGGTGATTACCACCAACTCGACTTTAATTGGCGATGGCTTTGGTTCACAACTCAAGTATTTTCCCGCCAAGACTTTAATTATCGGTGATGAAGCCCATAACTTAGGCGCACCAAGGTTAGAGGAAAGTTTACCCCGTCGTGTAGGGTTGCGACTAGCTTTGTCAGCGACACCGGAAAGGTATTTTGATGATGGCGGTACTCAGTCTTTATTTGATTATTTTGGCCCGGTGCTACAACCAGAATTTACCTTGCAGGATGCGATCGCGCAAAATGCTTTGGTACACTATCTTTATTATCCCGTGCTTGTGGAACTCACAGAGGCTGAAAGCATTGCCTATCTTAAGTTAACCAAAAAAATTGGGCGATCGCTACTTTATCGTGAACGAGAAAATGGCAATGGCGGAGATTTTGAAGACAACGAAGATATCAAATCTTTATTGATGCAACGCGCCAGATTAATTGGCGCAGCAGCCAATAAATTAACCGCTTTGCGGGAATTAATGGCAAATCGCCGCGAAACCACGCACACATTATTCTATTGTAGCGATGGTTCACAAGATGCAGGACAACGTTCATCTTTGCGTCAACTCAAAGCCGTTGCTAAAATTTTGGGGGTAGAATTGGGGTACAAAGTCAGCACCTACACCGCTCATACCTCTTTAGCAGAAAGAGAAACTTTGCGCCTGCAATTTGAAAGTGGCGAGTTACAAGGTTTAGTAGCAATTCGCTGTTTAGATGAAGGTGTTGATATTCCGGCAATTCAAACAGCAGTAATCCTATCAAGTTCTGGTAATCCCCGTCAATTTATTCAGCGCCGGGGACGAGTTTTGCGCCCTCACCCTGGTAAAGAACGCGCCACCATCTTTGACATGATTGTTCTACCACCAGACTTAGACAGAGAAACCATCGAAGTAGAACGCAACTTGTTAAAAAAGGAATTGCGGCGCTTTGTCGAGTTTGCTGATTTGGCTGATAACGCCGGGGAAGCGAGGATGAAGTTGCTAGATTTACAAAAGCGCTATGGACTATTGGATCTTTAA
- a CDS encoding AAA family ATPase, producing the protein MKLTSIKLGNFRSFYGKTPEINLAGSNERNTTIIHGNNGAGKTSLLNAFTWVLYEKFSAAFASTEQLVNKRAIAESQPGQPVECSVEVGWEHEGNRYRATRSCRVYKNESDIIEAGKTQLKIQVAGDDGKWYFPLQQADEIITQILPASLHQYFFFDGERIEEIVRSDQKAEIAEAIRTFLGVEVIELSIKHLKEAKKNLEADLKNIGDAETKQLLSQQEKLEQEIENLSLRQTEIKQDLEHQQTFKKEVSNRLRELSAVKELQERRQNLENQRDANREELKKTRETLKKVISARGYTVLLSETTTQFREIFTDLKQRGELTTGISREFVNELLKSERCICGADLQDGSHSHLNVKTLLDKAGSSTVEETAIRMSAQVDEIDKQAISFWEEVDREQDRIKQLRENISQVEAELDGIQEQIRKNPNEEISNLQKRLDEIEAKNDELNREQGGNQQEIAHIKTNIDNLVKQIAKQKQNEDKQSLAQRRINATQDAIERLSEVKNRQEKQFRVQLEKRVQEIFSEISFTPYLPKISEKYELSLIENTTGMEAPVAASTGENQILSLSFIASIIDKVREWSEKRKLIMVPDSSTFPIVMDSPFGSLDANSRRHIARTIPKLANQLIVLVTKTQWRGEVEEEIAKKIGREYVLTYYSSKPDCEQDYIQLGGERYPLVRQSPNGFEYTEIIEVERNR; encoded by the coding sequence ATGAAGCTGACTTCAATTAAACTAGGAAATTTTCGCTCTTTTTATGGCAAAACCCCAGAGATAAATCTGGCAGGTAGCAATGAGCGTAACACAACCATTATTCACGGCAATAATGGAGCCGGAAAAACCAGTCTATTAAATGCCTTTACTTGGGTGTTATATGAAAAATTTAGTGCTGCTTTTGCATCAACAGAACAGCTAGTAAATAAAAGAGCCATCGCCGAATCTCAACCAGGTCAACCTGTAGAATGTTCAGTAGAAGTTGGTTGGGAACATGAAGGAAACCGCTACCGAGCTACACGTTCTTGTCGGGTTTATAAAAATGAAAGTGATATTATTGAAGCTGGTAAAACTCAGTTAAAGATCCAAGTAGCTGGAGATGACGGTAAGTGGTATTTTCCCCTCCAGCAAGCAGATGAAATCATCACCCAAATTTTACCAGCGAGTTTACATCAATATTTTTTCTTTGACGGCGAGAGGATTGAAGAAATAGTCCGTTCTGATCAAAAAGCCGAAATTGCCGAAGCAATCAGGACTTTTTTAGGTGTGGAAGTAATTGAACTTTCGATCAAACACTTGAAAGAAGCCAAGAAAAATTTAGAAGCAGACTTAAAAAACATTGGTGATGCGGAAACTAAACAGTTATTGAGTCAGCAAGAGAAGCTAGAACAGGAAATTGAAAATCTCAGCCTGCGCCAAACGGAAATCAAACAAGACTTAGAACATCAACAGACATTTAAAAAAGAAGTCAGTAACCGATTGCGAGAACTTAGCGCTGTTAAAGAATTGCAAGAAAGACGGCAGAATTTAGAAAATCAGAGAGATGCCAATCGGGAAGAACTGAAGAAAACGCGAGAAACTTTGAAAAAAGTCATCTCTGCACGAGGTTACACAGTTCTGTTATCAGAAACTACAACCCAGTTTCGGGAGATATTCACAGATTTAAAACAGCGCGGTGAATTAACTACAGGAATTTCACGGGAATTTGTGAATGAGTTGCTGAAATCCGAACGTTGTATTTGTGGTGCAGATTTACAAGACGGTAGTCATTCCCATCTGAACGTTAAAACCTTGTTAGATAAAGCAGGTTCTTCAACAGTAGAAGAAACAGCAATTCGCATGAGTGCCCAAGTAGATGAAATTGATAAGCAAGCAATATCATTTTGGGAAGAAGTCGATAGAGAACAAGATAGAATTAAGCAGTTGAGAGAAAACATATCTCAAGTTGAAGCTGAATTAGACGGCATTCAAGAACAAATTCGGAAAAATCCCAATGAAGAAATCAGTAATTTGCAAAAACGCTTAGATGAAATTGAAGCTAAAAATGATGAATTAAATAGAGAACAGGGTGGAAATCAACAAGAAATTGCTCACATAAAAACAAACATTGATAACTTAGTCAAGCAAATCGCCAAGCAAAAACAAAATGAAGACAAGCAATCATTAGCACAGCGACGTATCAATGCTACTCAAGACGCAATTGAACGTTTATCAGAAGTAAAAAATCGTCAAGAAAAACAGTTTCGGGTGCAATTAGAAAAGCGGGTACAGGAAATCTTCTCAGAAATTTCTTTTACTCCCTACCTTCCCAAAATCAGCGAAAAATACGAACTGAGTTTGATTGAGAATACGACGGGTATGGAAGCACCAGTTGCAGCTTCCACCGGAGAAAATCAAATTCTCAGTTTATCATTTATCGCCAGCATCATTGATAAAGTGCGGGAATGGAGTGAGAAACGAAAATTGATTATGGTTCCCGATAGTAGCACTTTTCCCATTGTGATGGATTCGCCTTTTGGTAGTTTAGATGCAAATTCTCGCCGACACATTGCCAGAACAATTCCTAAATTAGCAAATCAGTTAATTGTGTTAGTGACTAAGACGCAATGGCGGGGTGAGGTGGAGGAGGAAATAGCCAAAAAAATTGGTAGGGAATATGTATTGACTTACTATTCTTCTAAGCCTGATTGCGAACAGGATTATATTCAGTTAGGTGGAGAGAGATACCCTTTGGTGCGTCAAAGTCCAAATGGATTTGAATATACTGAAATTATCGAAGTTGAACGGAATAGGTAA
- a CDS encoding DUF3370 family protein, translated as MRYIRNSSVIIALFIISLPPRALAFSDTQSYWGKSCVQQLGEKRLLTGYPDGSFRPNTTVTRAEAAVLMLNAFPDAPVKRNAVTFKDVPANYWAYKAITTAYQKGFFSGYPGNIFQPNQAIPRAQIIGVVAGGKNYDSVSNSGQTLQQYFEDAKQVPRYAQNSLAAATINNIVVNYPNVKQLKPNQSATRGEVAALICRALNIYTIPPEYIAGVDVSPQEVRALPGKLDIVPTFNSNSPELVDTEGILLSTFPPDGKQVKEAHLNYPFQGRFDVFSHHIVRAETADKNRTVYQGIIVYNPGNEPVTLQVLQAASYLSREAPFIALPDMVDNSQSTVYAGPGSRTMNDVLRGNRQDIFPEKLVIEPGESQILANLAIPVQAPSSNGRTVMMRLSSDRTIFMANLAKNSDRPPTLNEWLQLLNTGSLAGKRDPIPTPLEPPKEPTVFSRVAGVSQGTKWNAQITDNVNTANLTLPQPGKAFSYPLGTVHLITLSTGQIQSATMLKRYPDTAYFAHSNYGVEYNLTLPLHNASSQTRTVTVSMQTPVKDEGGTDRLLFLKPQVEQIFFRGTVRVRYTDDNGGEKTRYLHLVQRRGQPGEPLVKLKLAGGEKRQVQVDFLYPPDSTPPQVLTVKTES; from the coding sequence ATGCGCTATATCAGAAATAGTTCGGTTATAATCGCTTTATTTATAATTTCGTTACCCCCCCGCGCTTTAGCTTTTTCTGACACCCAAAGCTATTGGGGAAAAAGTTGTGTTCAACAATTAGGCGAAAAAAGGCTACTGACAGGTTATCCTGATGGAAGTTTTCGTCCTAATACAACAGTTACCCGCGCCGAAGCAGCGGTTTTAATGTTGAATGCGTTTCCTGATGCGCCTGTAAAACGGAATGCTGTAACATTTAAAGATGTACCTGCCAATTATTGGGCGTATAAAGCAATTACTACTGCTTATCAAAAAGGTTTTTTCTCCGGTTATCCAGGAAATATTTTTCAACCTAACCAAGCAATTCCTAGGGCGCAAATTATCGGCGTTGTCGCTGGAGGCAAAAATTATGATTCTGTTTCTAACTCAGGGCAGACATTGCAACAGTATTTTGAGGATGCTAAACAAGTTCCTCGCTATGCCCAAAATTCTCTCGCTGCGGCAACAATTAATAATATCGTTGTTAATTATCCCAACGTCAAACAGCTAAAACCAAACCAAAGCGCGACTAGAGGCGAAGTTGCTGCTTTGATATGTCGGGCGTTAAATATCTACACAATTCCGCCAGAATATATTGCCGGTGTAGATGTATCTCCTCAAGAAGTACGCGCTTTACCTGGAAAACTTGATATTGTCCCCACTTTTAATAGCAATAGTCCTGAACTTGTAGACACTGAGGGTATTTTACTTTCAACTTTTCCCCCAGATGGTAAACAGGTAAAAGAAGCACATTTAAATTATCCTTTTCAAGGCAGATTTGATGTATTTTCTCATCATATTGTCAGGGCGGAAACAGCAGATAAAAACCGCACTGTTTACCAAGGAATAATTGTCTATAATCCAGGGAATGAACCAGTAACATTGCAAGTATTGCAAGCTGCAAGTTACCTTTCTAGAGAAGCGCCGTTTATTGCTTTGCCGGATATGGTGGATAATTCCCAAAGTACGGTTTATGCTGGCCCTGGTAGTCGGACGATGAATGATGTGCTGCGGGGAAATAGGCAGGATATTTTCCCGGAAAAGCTGGTGATTGAACCGGGAGAAAGCCAAATCTTAGCTAATTTAGCTATTCCTGTGCAAGCGCCTTCTTCCAATGGTCGCACGGTGATGATGCGTTTGAGTAGCGATCGCACAATTTTTATGGCAAACTTAGCTAAGAATAGCGATCGCCCCCCAACTCTCAATGAATGGCTACAGCTACTGAATACAGGCAGTTTAGCAGGAAAGCGCGACCCCATCCCCACACCCCTGGAACCACCAAAAGAACCAACGGTATTTAGTCGCGTTGCTGGTGTTTCTCAAGGGACAAAATGGAATGCACAAATTACAGATAATGTCAATACAGCTAATTTAACTCTCCCCCAGCCAGGAAAAGCATTTTCTTATCCTTTGGGAACGGTGCATTTAATTACACTCAGCACCGGACAAATCCAAAGTGCAACCATGCTGAAACGCTATCCTGACACAGCCTACTTTGCCCACAGTAACTACGGTGTAGAATATAATCTCACTTTGCCCCTACATAATGCCAGCAGTCAAACCCGGACTGTGACTGTATCAATGCAAACTCCGGTTAAGGATGAAGGTGGTACAGATAGATTGCTGTTTTTAAAGCCACAGGTGGAACAGATATTTTTTCGGGGAACTGTGCGGGTGCGTTATACCGATGATAATGGAGGGGAAAAAACCCGCTATCTGCATTTGGTACAGCGACGAGGACAACCGGGAGAACCGTTGGTGAAGTTGAAGTTAGCGGGGGGAGAAAAGCGACAAGTACAAGTTGATTTTTTGTATCCTCCTGATTCTACTCCACCGCAGGTTTTGACTGTGAAAACTGAGAGTTAA
- a CDS encoding SAM-dependent methyltransferase, which produces MEIPSVPNTGRMVDYFLGGSHHFPIDVEAAKVFTQAYPDSATFFRTLRDYNGRVCRYIESQGINQFVVFAGGVPTCGNVHESVPQAKVLYTDIDPDNIEFGREILAGNSNADYTFCDATNLDSLDESVVSQVLGKIQRLGIVFIGISAFIPDEVLANMLDKLYDWAPAGSFLAIDFDGEAAVQFPQLLKLLDSMGASLYMRNPTTFKPLLGRWQLTQHGILPDAVWKAELSVNPIDSSEPVFSYGCVVYK; this is translated from the coding sequence ATGGAAATCCCATCAGTTCCCAACACAGGCCGCATGGTTGATTATTTCCTTGGCGGTTCCCATCACTTTCCTATTGATGTGGAAGCAGCCAAAGTTTTTACCCAAGCTTATCCTGACAGTGCCACATTTTTCCGCACATTAAGAGATTACAATGGGCGTGTATGCCGTTATATTGAATCTCAGGGAATAAATCAGTTTGTTGTTTTTGCTGGGGGAGTGCCAACTTGTGGAAATGTCCATGAATCTGTGCCGCAAGCAAAGGTGTTATATACTGATATTGACCCAGATAATATTGAATTTGGTAGGGAAATTTTAGCCGGGAACTCTAATGCTGACTACACGTTTTGTGATGCTACAAATCTAGATAGTCTTGATGAGTCTGTGGTTTCCCAGGTTTTAGGCAAAATTCAGCGTTTGGGTATAGTTTTTATTGGTATTTCCGCTTTTATTCCTGATGAAGTTTTGGCGAATATGCTTGATAAACTTTATGACTGGGCACCGGCGGGAAGTTTTTTGGCAATAGATTTTGATGGTGAGGCGGCGGTGCAGTTTCCGCAACTACTAAAATTACTTGACTCGATGGGTGCGTCTCTATATATGCGGAACCCCACAACTTTTAAACCGCTGTTAGGACGCTGGCAATTAACTCAACACGGTATTTTGCCAGATGCTGTATGGAAGGCGGAACTCTCAGTTAATCCAATTGATTCTAGTGAACCTGTTTTTAGTTACGGCTGTGTTGTTTATAAGTGA
- a CDS encoding DNA phosphorothioation-associated protein 4: protein MAETGRIRVAKDKAYLVKDLTASSGGTGLFQTFADVIVFAAALGAKHKKREPLGEISKREPAPIRLEVFATMGHDVVIKLLGINETKDIKIFSLNEEEYDIERNHIFEEYANGGLEILQTELRGAVDYSERILLFLSYEKTNTEQQDEEFDLTKFLS from the coding sequence ATGGCAGAAACCGGCAGAATCAGGGTTGCTAAAGATAAAGCTTACTTAGTGAAGGATTTAACAGCTTCGAGTGGTGGAACTGGGCTTTTCCAAACCTTCGCTGATGTGATTGTGTTTGCAGCTGCTTTAGGTGCAAAGCATAAAAAGCGGGAACCTTTGGGAGAAATTTCTAAAAGGGAACCGGCTCCGATCAGGTTAGAGGTTTTTGCCACAATGGGACATGATGTGGTGATTAAATTATTGGGAATTAATGAAACTAAGGATATTAAAATATTTTCTCTTAATGAAGAAGAATATGACATTGAGCGCAACCATATTTTTGAAGAGTACGCTAATGGTGGACTGGAAATATTACAAACTGAGTTGCGTGGAGCAGTAGATTATTCAGAGCGAATTCTATTATTTCTCAGTTATGAAAAAACTAATACAGAGCAGCAAGATGAGGAATTTGATCTAACCAAATTCCTATCTTAA
- a CDS encoding DNA sulfur modification protein DndB → MSQPSEENNNDITPEMQAKFSAFMEPFFSKYHRERCYPGLKLTQGNRTMLQINVPARDFSGLLQAKPSIGNDPDSGKNRPVITDHAEGIKQYIIERAKKGKPWIVGTLTANVPSQEITFLEFGRNVGLVIIRRDVKLDITDGQHRKRAIHELIESADSDLISDDDFPITLVLEGDFQQCQADFRDMAQTRPLDKSLLLSFGEFSGRVGISKELVKRVSLFKDKTEKIKANPSTKNKLIYTMNYIAKFVSSVFSNDALNQLKELDVKSSSDALVNCLNQFFSECSNTEYIAAIHFDELTEADIASFKEDCLLGVSVGLEVLGKLLYCAYNRHDNSFDQEKVSQLASLDWSRENEVWRDSIVRIEPKPKNPGKLYKIYSGTGAINDAVKIVKVKLGWP, encoded by the coding sequence ATGAGTCAACCAAGCGAAGAAAATAACAATGACATTACTCCTGAAATGCAAGCTAAATTTAGCGCATTTATGGAGCCTTTTTTTTCCAAGTATCACCGTGAGCGTTGTTATCCAGGACTGAAGTTGACGCAGGGAAACCGGACTATGCTGCAAATTAATGTCCCTGCAAGAGATTTTTCAGGTCTTTTACAAGCCAAACCATCAATTGGTAATGATCCTGATTCTGGTAAAAATCGCCCAGTGATTACAGATCATGCAGAGGGAATAAAACAATATATTATTGAACGTGCCAAAAAAGGAAAACCTTGGATTGTGGGGACGCTAACAGCAAATGTGCCCTCGCAAGAGATCACTTTTCTAGAATTTGGCAGAAATGTCGGCTTAGTTATCATTCGTCGTGATGTTAAGTTAGATATTACTGATGGGCAGCATCGTAAACGGGCAATTCATGAATTAATAGAAAGTGCTGATAGTGACTTAATTAGCGATGATGATTTTCCAATAACTTTGGTTTTGGAAGGAGATTTTCAACAGTGTCAAGCTGATTTTAGAGATATGGCACAAACTAGACCACTTGATAAATCTTTATTGCTGTCATTTGGGGAATTTTCCGGACGAGTGGGTATTAGTAAAGAGTTAGTAAAACGAGTATCACTGTTTAAAGATAAGACTGAGAAAATTAAAGCAAATCCTTCAACTAAAAATAAGCTAATTTACACAATGAATTACATTGCTAAATTTGTAAGTAGTGTTTTTAGTAACGATGCGCTAAATCAGCTTAAAGAATTAGATGTAAAAAGCAGTTCTGATGCTTTGGTTAATTGTCTAAATCAGTTTTTTTCAGAATGCAGTAACACGGAGTATATAGCTGCGATACACTTCGATGAATTAACAGAAGCTGATATTGCCTCATTTAAAGAAGATTGTCTATTGGGTGTAAGTGTTGGTTTAGAAGTTTTGGGAAAGCTGCTATATTGTGCTTATAATCGTCATGATAATTCTTTTGATCAAGAAAAAGTTTCACAACTAGCTAGTTTAGATTGGTCAAGAGAAAACGAAGTTTGGAGAGATAGCATAGTTAGAATAGAACCTAAACCCAAAAATCCAGGTAAGCTTTATAAAATATATTCTGGTACAGGTGCTATAAATGATGCAGTAAAGATAGTAAAAGTTAAGCTGGGATGGCCATAA